The following coding sequences lie in one Cyanobacterium sp. Dongsha4 genomic window:
- the atpA gene encoding F0F1 ATP synthase subunit alpha — protein MVAIRPDEISSIIRQQIESYDQQVQVSNVGTVLQVGDGTARIYGLDQAMAGELLEFEDGTVGIALNLEQDNVGAVLMGDGLDIQEGSSVKATGKIAQIPVGDALVGRVLDALARPIDGKGDIDTSETRLIESPAPGIVARKSVCEPMQTGITAIDAMIPVGRGQRELIIGDRQTGKTAIAVDTIINQQSEDVICVYVAIGQKASTVANVVDTLREKGALDYTIVVAANANDPATLQYLAPYTGAAIAEYFMYKGKATLVIYDDLSKQAQAYRQMSLLLRRPPGREAYPGDVFYLHSRLLERAAKLNDELGGGSMTALPIIETQAGDVSAYIPTNVISITDGQIFLSSDLFNAGFRPAINAGISVSRVGSAAQTKAMKQVAGKLKLELAQFAELEAFSQFASDLDAATQAQLARGQRLRQLLKQPQNSPLAVWEQVAQVYTGINGLLDDIAVDKVQDFVTSLRNYIKNSKPKFVEIVSAEKKLTDEAEALLKEAVAEAKQAFNA, from the coding sequence AGGTTCAAGTTTCCAACGTTGGTACTGTTTTACAAGTAGGTGACGGTACTGCCCGTATTTATGGTTTAGACCAAGCTATGGCGGGTGAATTATTAGAATTTGAAGATGGCACTGTCGGTATCGCTCTTAACCTCGAACAAGATAATGTTGGTGCGGTGTTAATGGGTGATGGTTTAGACATCCAAGAAGGTAGCAGTGTTAAAGCTACTGGTAAAATTGCTCAAATCCCCGTAGGGGATGCTTTAGTGGGTAGAGTTTTAGATGCTTTGGCTCGTCCCATTGATGGTAAAGGTGACATCGATACTTCCGAAACTCGTTTAATTGAATCTCCTGCTCCTGGTATTGTTGCTCGTAAGTCCGTTTGTGAACCTATGCAAACTGGTATTACTGCGATCGATGCTATGATTCCCGTAGGTAGAGGACAGCGTGAGTTAATTATCGGTGACAGACAAACTGGTAAAACTGCGATCGCTGTTGACACCATCATTAACCAACAATCCGAAGATGTAATTTGTGTTTACGTTGCTATTGGACAAAAGGCTTCCACCGTTGCTAACGTGGTTGATACCTTAAGAGAAAAAGGTGCGTTAGATTATACCATCGTTGTTGCCGCTAACGCTAACGATCCTGCTACCTTACAATATTTAGCACCCTACACAGGAGCTGCGATCGCTGAGTACTTTATGTACAAAGGAAAAGCAACCCTCGTAATTTACGATGACTTATCCAAACAAGCTCAGGCTTACCGTCAGATGTCCTTGTTATTACGTCGTCCTCCCGGACGTGAAGCGTATCCCGGTGACGTATTCTACTTGCACTCTCGCTTATTAGAAAGAGCGGCTAAACTTAATGATGAGTTAGGTGGTGGAAGTATGACTGCATTACCTATCATCGAAACCCAAGCAGGGGACGTATCCGCTTACATTCCTACCAACGTAATTTCTATTACTGACGGACAAATCTTCTTATCCTCCGACTTATTCAACGCAGGTTTCCGCCCTGCAATTAACGCTGGTATCTCCGTATCCCGTGTTGGTTCTGCGGCTCAAACCAAAGCAATGAAACAGGTTGCAGGTAAATTAAAATTAGAATTAGCACAGTTTGCTGAATTAGAGGCATTCTCTCAATTCGCTTCTGACTTAGACGCAGCCACCCAAGCACAACTCGCTCGTGGTCAACGTTTACGCCAGTTACTCAAACAGCCTCAAAACTCTCCTTTAGCGGTTTGGGAACAAGTAGCACAGGTTTACACTGGTATTAACGGTTTATTAGATGATATTGCCGTTGATAAAGTACAAGACTTTGTGACTAGCTTACGTAACTACATCAAGAACAGTAAGCCTAAATTCGTAGAAATCGTTTCTGCCGAGAAAAAATTAACCGATGAAGCAGAAGCCTTATTAAAAGAAGCAGTTGCTGAAGCTAAACAAGCATTTAACGCTTAA
- a CDS encoding sugar transferase produces the protein MKASCHFEPIVVSKNNLLVQIPNKLTVVEAIAFKREYPQWMDKVGVKKIILDFGKTKIIDSSGVGSLVALMKSAKEKNITLQIWSVNPQVAEVFSLIGMEKVLPIISHTEPTIPISESRLVDSPPLTHPSVRSKTKRLMDIVGGLIGLTFVGVLFIPIAIAIKLDSPGPILFSQTRCGWMGKRFKIWKFRSMVTNAEALKDKIDNEAQGAFFKNENDPRITRVGRFLRKTSLDEFPQFWNVVKGEMSLVGTRPPTPDEVEKYEIPNWQRLDVRPGLSGEWQVNGRSKIKSFEDVIKLDLRYQENWSLMYDLKLIFKTIIVIFSKDSGAV, from the coding sequence TTGAAGGCTTCCTGTCATTTTGAGCCGATAGTTGTCTCTAAGAATAATTTATTAGTACAGATACCCAATAAACTAACTGTTGTTGAAGCGATCGCATTTAAAAGAGAATATCCTCAATGGATGGACAAAGTAGGAGTTAAAAAAATTATTTTAGATTTTGGCAAAACTAAAATTATAGATAGTAGTGGAGTTGGTTCTTTAGTTGCTTTGATGAAATCTGCCAAGGAAAAAAATATTACTTTACAAATATGGAGTGTTAATCCTCAAGTAGCAGAAGTGTTTTCTCTGATTGGCATGGAAAAAGTGTTACCAATTATTAGTCATACAGAGCCAACCATACCTATTTCTGAGTCTCGATTAGTAGATTCTCCTCCTTTAACTCATCCTTCGGTGCGATCGAAAACTAAGCGTTTAATGGATATTGTTGGTGGTTTAATCGGTTTAACATTCGTTGGGGTTTTATTTATTCCTATTGCGATCGCAATTAAGTTAGATAGTCCAGGTCCTATTTTATTTAGTCAAACCCGTTGCGGTTGGATGGGTAAGAGATTTAAAATTTGGAAGTTTCGCTCTATGGTTACTAATGCAGAAGCTCTAAAAGACAAGATTGATAATGAGGCTCAAGGAGCATTCTTCAAAAATGAAAATGATCCTCGTATTACTCGTGTCGGTCGCTTTTTACGCAAAACCAGTTTAGATGAATTCCCTCAGTTTTGGAACGTGGTAAAAGGAGAAATGAGTTTAGTTGGTACTCGCCCTCCGACTCCCGATGAAGTAGAAAAGTATGAAATTCCCAATTGGCAAAGATTGGATGTGCGTCCGGGGTTAAGCGGTGAATGGCAAGTAAATGGGCGATCGAAAATTAAGAGTTTTGAAGACGTGATTAAACTTGATTTACGTTATCAAGAAAACTGGAGTCTAATGTATGATTTAAAGTTAATATTCAAGACTATCATTGTTATTTTTTCTAAAGATTCTGGGGCGGTTTAA
- a CDS encoding ATP-binding protein, whose product MMQPAKHNFRLEIISNLEEIEEIIAWFEECHQSHIPEKIWLQAETVLIEGFTNVVRHAHANQDTETLINLELEIAGDYLQIKIWDQGIFFDLTSALHNLDRKIRSSQIDLWERESQWGFIFFLKLRDEFGWKIDYTQESDQRNCFKIQSPKFD is encoded by the coding sequence ATGATGCAACCTGCTAAACATAATTTTCGGTTAGAAATCATCAGCAATCTTGAGGAAATAGAAGAAATAATAGCTTGGTTTGAAGAATGTCATCAAAGTCATATACCAGAAAAAATTTGGTTACAAGCTGAGACAGTTTTAATTGAAGGTTTTACAAATGTGGTACGTCATGCCCATGCAAATCAAGATACGGAAACCTTAATTAATTTAGAGCTAGAAATTGCCGGTGATTATTTACAAATCAAAATTTGGGATCAGGGAATATTTTTTGATTTGACTTCTGCCCTACATAATTTAGACCGGAAAATTCGCTCCAGTCAGATTGATTTATGGGAAAGAGAGTCTCAATGGGGCTTTATTTTTTTCCTAAAATTAAGAGATGAATTTGGTTGGAAGATTGATTATACTCAAGAATCAGATCAACGTAATTGTTTTAAGATTCAATCTCCTAAGTTTGATTAA
- a CDS encoding F0F1 ATP synthase subunit gamma, whose amino-acid sequence MSNLKAIRDRIDSVKNTKKITEAMRLVAAAKVRRAQEQVTATRPFADTLAQVLYGLQNRLRFEDVDLPLLKEREVNTVALLVVTGDRGLCGSYNASVIKRAEQRAAELKSQGINYTYITVGRKAEQYFKRREESISSTFYGLEQIPTAQDSQAIADELISLFFSNVVDRVELIYTRFVSLISSKPVIQTLLPLTPQGLEVKDDEIFRLTVRGGNFQVERESVTTPVADFPRDMIFEQDPVQILDSLLPLYINNQLLRALQESAASELAARMTAMNNASDNASDLMKTLTLSYNKARQASITQQILEVVAGANSLE is encoded by the coding sequence ATGTCTAACTTAAAAGCAATTCGAGATCGGATTGATTCAGTAAAAAATACTAAGAAAATTACTGAAGCGATGCGATTGGTAGCGGCGGCAAAGGTAAGACGGGCGCAAGAACAAGTTACTGCTACTCGTCCTTTTGCTGATACCCTCGCTCAAGTTTTATACGGTTTACAAAATCGTCTCCGTTTTGAGGATGTGGACTTACCCTTACTCAAAGAAAGAGAAGTTAATACCGTTGCCCTCTTAGTCGTAACAGGCGATCGCGGCTTATGTGGTAGCTATAATGCTAGTGTAATTAAAAGAGCTGAACAAAGAGCGGCAGAACTAAAAAGTCAAGGTATCAACTATACTTATATTACTGTGGGTAGAAAAGCGGAACAGTATTTTAAACGCCGTGAAGAATCCATTAGTAGTACATTTTATGGTTTAGAGCAAATTCCTACTGCTCAAGACTCTCAGGCGATCGCAGATGAGTTAATTTCTTTATTTTTCTCCAATGTGGTAGATAGAGTTGAATTAATTTACACTCGCTTTGTGTCTTTAATTAGTTCTAAACCCGTCATTCAAACCCTTTTACCCTTGACTCCTCAAGGCTTAGAGGTGAAAGATGATGAAATATTCCGTTTAACTGTGCGTGGCGGTAATTTTCAGGTGGAAAGAGAATCTGTTACTACTCCTGTTGCAGATTTCCCCAGAGATATGATTTTTGAACAAGACCCCGTTCAAATTTTAGATTCTTTGTTACCCTTGTATATAAATAACCAGTTATTAAGAGCTTTACAAGAATCTGCCGCTAGTGAATTAGCCGCAAGAATGACAGCTATGAACAATGCTAGTGATAACGCTAGTGATTTAATGAAAACTCTAACATTATCTTATAACAAAGCTCGTCAGGCTTCTATTACTCAGCAAATTCTTGAGGTTGTGGCTGGTGCTAACTCTTTAGAATAA